A single window of Fischerella sp. PCC 9605 DNA harbors:
- a CDS encoding carbonic anhydrase, producing the protein MSQINGFVGRRHFLKLAGTGSVGILASAAGCSLTKDIQQAIAPQATLADAIAANRNPVNADRALKRLLDGNQRFVQQKRKYPDQSLEHIRLVAKTQYPFAAIFGCADSRVPAEMVFDQGLGDLFVVRVAGNVVCDTAIGSLEYATATLGSQLIVVLGHRRCGAVAEALQDEPMSGRMSLIVEGIKPAVEKVKSTTNNLQDNAVIANIQYQAQKLQESSTILTKLVRQDKLKIVGARYDLDTGKVSVV; encoded by the coding sequence ATGAGTCAAATTAATGGATTTGTTGGGCGTCGTCATTTCTTGAAGCTGGCAGGTACAGGAAGCGTTGGCATTTTGGCTAGTGCAGCTGGTTGTAGCTTGACCAAGGATATACAACAAGCGATCGCTCCCCAAGCAACCTTGGCTGATGCGATAGCAGCTAATCGTAATCCAGTCAATGCCGATCGAGCTTTAAAACGATTGCTGGATGGAAATCAACGATTTGTACAGCAAAAGCGTAAATATCCAGACCAATCTTTGGAACACATACGATTGGTTGCTAAAACCCAATATCCTTTTGCTGCTATATTTGGCTGTGCAGATTCTAGAGTACCCGCTGAAATGGTTTTCGATCAGGGGCTGGGGGATTTGTTTGTGGTGCGAGTCGCTGGTAATGTTGTATGTGACACGGCTATAGGCAGTTTAGAATATGCGACAGCAACGTTGGGTTCTCAGTTGATTGTAGTTTTGGGTCATAGAAGATGCGGTGCAGTAGCTGAAGCGCTTCAAGATGAACCTATGTCTGGCAGAATGAGCTTGATTGTTGAAGGCATCAAACCAGCTGTAGAGAAAGTCAAATCTACTACAAATAATCTACAGGATAATGCAGTCATTGCTAACATTCAATATCAGGCGCAAAAATTGCAGGAAAGCTCTACTATTTTGACTAAACTTGTGCGTCAAGACAAACTCAAAATTGTTGGTGCGCGTTACGATTTGGATACTGGTAAAGTATCCGTTGTTTAA
- a CDS encoding carbonic anhydrase — protein sequence MSQINGFAGRRNLLKLLGVGSVGIAASAAGDVIWNRQQAIAQQPSTTLEKKPQPVSPDAALTRLTEGNKRFVNGKRLSPNQSKLRLQQTSVAQYPFAAILGCADSRVPAEIVFDQGLGDLFVVRVAGNVASQTAIGSLEFATAVLGAQLIMVLGHAKCGAVSAAIKGDPLPGRIGVFVEEIKPSVERVRFKTGNIEENAIIANVQYQAQNLQEHSTILGGLMKEGKLKIVGGRYDLATGKVTMLT from the coding sequence ATGAGTCAAATCAATGGTTTCGCTGGGCGTCGAAACTTATTAAAGCTACTAGGTGTGGGAAGTGTGGGTATTGCGGCTAGCGCGGCTGGTGACGTAATTTGGAATAGACAGCAAGCTATTGCTCAACAGCCATCGACGACTCTTGAAAAAAAACCTCAACCAGTTAGTCCAGACGCAGCTTTAACAAGGTTAACAGAAGGAAATAAACGCTTTGTAAATGGCAAGCGTCTCAGTCCCAACCAATCAAAGCTGCGTTTGCAACAAACATCTGTAGCCCAGTATCCGTTTGCAGCTATATTAGGATGTGCTGACTCGCGGGTTCCTGCGGAAATAGTTTTCGATCAAGGACTAGGAGATTTATTTGTTGTGCGAGTTGCTGGTAATGTTGCCAGTCAAACGGCAATAGGTAGCTTAGAATTTGCTACAGCTGTATTAGGTGCTCAGTTAATAATGGTTCTAGGTCATGCCAAATGTGGTGCAGTATCAGCTGCCATTAAAGGCGATCCACTTCCTGGAAGAATAGGGGTTTTTGTGGAGGAAATTAAACCATCAGTAGAAAGGGTTAGATTCAAAACAGGCAATATAGAAGAAAATGCCATTATTGCTAATGTGCAATATCAAGCCCAAAATTTGCAAGAACACTCAACGATTTTAGGAGGCTTGATGAAAGAAGGTAAACTCAAAATTGTTGGTGGTCGTTACGACTTGGCTACTGGCAAAGTAACGATGTTGACGTAA
- a CDS encoding four helix bundle protein, with product MTDFRELKEWEKAHELTVAVYKTTQAFPEEELLGLTQQIRLACSAIPIKIAQGCNREDKEDQVNFLVLARDAAIEVEYYLLLCYELDMLDSSDYDRLVSRTVEVKELLESFIDKLSHNF from the coding sequence ATGACAGACTTCCGAGAACTCAAAGAATGGGAAAAAGCCCATGAGTTAACAGTCGCAGTCTACAAAACCACGCAAGCTTTTCCTGAAGAGGAGTTACTGGGGTTAACGCAACAAATTCGTTTAGCCTGTTCTGCTATTCCCATTAAAATTGCTCAAGGATGCAATCGCGAAGACAAAGAAGACCAAGTTAATTTTTTAGTATTGGCTAGAGATGCAGCGATCGAAGTGGAATACTATCTCTTGCTGTGCTATGAGTTAGATATGCTCGACTCTTCTGACTACGATCGCCTAGTCAGCAGAACTGTGGAAGTCAAAGAATTACTCGAATCTTTCATTGACAAGCTGAGTCATAACTTTTAA
- a CDS encoding Mov34/MPN/PAD-1 family protein translates to MIQLSSEHLQAIRNHAESIYPEECCGIIFGHLSEDGKTVVEIMPTENAWSPETATDVPDVEVVDGRRRRYAITPQVMLAVQKEARARSLCIIGIYHSHPDYPAIPSEFDRQCAWQEYSYMIISVQNGTAGEINSWCLDENHQFQPEEIEVTKKR, encoded by the coding sequence ATGATTCAACTCAGTTCAGAACACTTGCAAGCTATCCGCAACCATGCCGAAAGTATCTACCCTGAAGAGTGTTGCGGTATTATTTTTGGTCATCTTAGCGAGGATGGCAAAACTGTGGTAGAAATTATGCCCACAGAAAATGCTTGGAGTCCAGAAACCGCGACAGATGTTCCTGATGTTGAAGTAGTTGATGGGAGAAGGCGGAGATATGCGATCACACCCCAAGTTATGTTAGCAGTTCAAAAAGAAGCACGAGCCCGCTCTCTCTGTATAATTGGTATTTATCACTCCCATCCTGACTATCCAGCGATTCCCTCAGAATTTGACCGACAGTGTGCTTGGCAGGAATACTCTTATATGATAATTTCCGTGCAAAATGGCACAGCTGGTGAAATCAATAGCTGGTGTCTGGATGAAAACCACCAGTTCCAACCAGAGGAAATTGAAGTTACCAAAAAACGGTGA